A genomic region of Vitreoscilla filiformis contains the following coding sequences:
- a CDS encoding substrate-binding domain-containing protein, producing the protein MATRLLLAELATAYAQQTPDTTVHITAVGGVDAAKRVAAGEAFDVVILAADAIDKLIAAGRVLPGSRVDVVTSGVAVAVPAGAPVPDLSTEDAVRQAVLAAPSLGYSTGPSGVALAGLFERWGIAAQIAGRIVTPPPGVPVGSLVASGQIALGFQQLSELMHLPGLQVVGPLPAAIQITTTFSAGIVAGTPHEEAARALLAFLTSPACAAAKRRQGMAPA; encoded by the coding sequence ATGGCCACCCGGTTGCTGCTGGCTGAACTGGCCACGGCCTACGCACAGCAAACGCCCGACACCACCGTGCACATCACCGCCGTCGGCGGGGTGGACGCGGCCAAGCGCGTGGCCGCTGGTGAAGCCTTCGATGTGGTGATCTTGGCCGCCGATGCGATTGACAAACTCATCGCCGCCGGTCGGGTGCTGCCCGGCAGCCGGGTGGATGTGGTGACTTCGGGCGTGGCTGTGGCCGTGCCCGCCGGCGCCCCCGTTCCCGACCTGAGCACCGAAGACGCCGTGCGCCAAGCCGTGCTGGCTGCGCCCTCGCTGGGTTACTCCACCGGCCCAAGCGGCGTGGCCTTGGCTGGGTTGTTTGAGCGTTGGGGCATCGCGGCGCAAATTGCCGGGCGCATCGTCACCCCGCCGCCGGGCGTGCCGGTGGGCTCGCTCGTGGCGTCGGGGCAAATCGCTTTGGGTTTTCAACAGTTGAGTGAATTGATGCACCTGCCGGGCCTTCAAGTGGTCGGCCCACTGCCCGCTGCGATTCAGATCACCACGACGTTTTCCGCTGGCATCGTCGCTGGCACACCGCACGAAGAAGCCGCTCGGGCGCTGCTGGCATTTTTGACCTCGCCTGCCTGCGCTGCGGCCAAACGTCGCCAGGGCATGGCGCCAGCTTGA